Proteins from a genomic interval of Gemmatimonas sp.:
- a CDS encoding prolyl oligopeptidase family serine peptidase has protein sequence MRSIALRSVTPAAARVTLVPLVAAFVLTGAPAALAAQPANPFTAVSRWTPPPLPAGKKPITQDTYDEWRTISGASISNDGKWVAYTVSPVVGEGTLVVRATTGSTEYAKVGRGFTGRPQLQPSADSAAQFSAAPAQFSADSRFVVFTIYPSRADVERARARRGTPQPRSSMGILSVADGSVRLVLNVRSFRLARNGGKYLAYLLEDTTAAARPAGAPGQNGAPAPVGPRREYGATLVLRDLAAGTDTRIEGVTNYTFDENEQWLGYTVTTRDGANNGAFVRQLSTGAVTTLIAGSATYRGFTFDRAGKQVAFVSDVNDSTPRPRFGVYHAALQPAKGKPVAARRLVAPTEAPDGLLIAERGQVAFTREGNALIFAFGNVPADSIPADSLADKAIYDLWHWKDAAIMPQQKVTANRDRNRTYTALYTLAANKWTPLANDSLRVSISDNGRTVLALNSLEYAIPQFWGEGATDAYLVDPITGARTLVARQLDGQVQLSPGAGYVTWFEKGQWVAYATATGKRVVLTDKLPVKFQDEEFDSPDVPPPYGIAGWTAGDKRVLLYDRFDVWEVDPTGVVAARNLTDGEGRRAGVTFRVIDLDREDPFLDTRTPLLLRAVDTLTKASGFWRDQIGADTRPERIIMADRNFGGLQKARNAEQYLLTQSTYREFPDLWTGSSIAATTKISNANPQDAEYPRGSVELVSWLNSDGVPLRGLVYKPENFDASRQYPMVVYFYEKLTDGLHNYQAPSGRNTVNPLVYNALGYVVFMPDIVYTDGQPGPSAAKSILPGVQALIQKGYVDPKRIGITGQSWGGYQSAYLITVTNMFAAAVPNATVVNMTSAYGGIRWQSGLARTFQYEHTQSRIGGSLWQYPERFVENSPLFRLDRVTTPVLFMANDNDGAVPWYQGIEFYVAMRRLQKEAYMVVYNGDEHNPTKRANQKDIDQKMQEFFAVKLQGAEAPLWMQRGIPFLEKGRDQVKMTTQPARAASPAGGSGGK, from the coding sequence ATGCGATCGATCGCCCTGCGTTCCGTCACGCCTGCTGCAGCGCGTGTCACCCTCGTGCCGCTCGTGGCGGCGTTCGTGCTGACCGGTGCGCCTGCTGCGCTCGCCGCGCAGCCCGCCAATCCGTTCACCGCCGTCAGCCGCTGGACGCCGCCGCCACTGCCGGCCGGGAAGAAGCCCATCACGCAGGACACGTACGACGAATGGCGCACGATCTCCGGCGCCAGTATCTCGAACGACGGCAAATGGGTGGCATATACGGTGAGCCCCGTGGTCGGTGAGGGGACCCTGGTTGTACGCGCCACCACCGGCTCCACCGAATATGCCAAGGTCGGTCGTGGTTTCACCGGGCGCCCGCAGCTGCAGCCGTCGGCCGACTCGGCCGCCCAGTTCAGCGCGGCGCCGGCGCAGTTCAGCGCCGACTCGCGCTTCGTGGTGTTCACCATCTATCCGTCGCGCGCTGACGTGGAACGGGCCCGCGCCCGCCGCGGGACACCGCAGCCGCGCAGTAGCATGGGTATCCTGAGCGTCGCCGACGGCAGTGTGCGACTCGTGCTCAACGTGCGCTCGTTCCGCCTCGCCCGGAACGGCGGCAAGTATCTCGCCTACCTGCTCGAAGACACCACGGCGGCTGCCCGTCCGGCGGGAGCGCCGGGGCAGAACGGCGCGCCTGCGCCCGTCGGCCCGCGTCGCGAATACGGCGCCACCCTCGTGCTGCGCGACCTTGCCGCCGGTACCGACACGCGCATCGAGGGCGTCACCAACTACACCTTTGACGAGAACGAGCAGTGGCTGGGCTACACCGTCACCACGCGTGACGGCGCCAACAACGGCGCCTTCGTGCGCCAGCTCAGCACCGGCGCCGTAACCACGCTCATCGCCGGGAGCGCCACGTATCGCGGCTTCACCTTCGATCGCGCCGGCAAGCAGGTCGCCTTCGTGTCCGACGTGAACGACTCCACCCCGCGGCCGCGCTTCGGCGTGTACCACGCGGCGCTGCAGCCCGCGAAGGGCAAGCCCGTGGCGGCGCGTCGGCTGGTGGCGCCGACGGAAGCGCCTGATGGCCTGCTCATCGCCGAGCGCGGGCAGGTCGCGTTCACGCGCGAGGGCAACGCGCTCATCTTCGCGTTCGGGAACGTCCCCGCCGACTCCATCCCCGCCGATTCGCTCGCCGACAAGGCCATCTACGACCTGTGGCACTGGAAGGACGCGGCCATCATGCCGCAGCAGAAGGTCACGGCCAACCGCGACCGCAATCGCACGTACACGGCATTGTACACGCTCGCCGCCAACAAGTGGACGCCGCTCGCCAACGACTCGCTGCGCGTGAGCATCAGCGACAACGGCCGCACCGTGCTCGCACTCAACAGTCTCGAGTACGCCATCCCCCAGTTTTGGGGAGAGGGGGCAACCGACGCCTATCTCGTCGACCCGATCACCGGCGCGCGCACGCTCGTGGCGAGACAGCTCGATGGACAGGTGCAGCTGTCGCCGGGCGCCGGCTATGTGACCTGGTTCGAGAAGGGGCAGTGGGTGGCGTATGCCACCGCGACCGGTAAGAGGGTCGTGCTCACCGACAAGCTGCCGGTGAAGTTCCAGGACGAGGAGTTCGACTCGCCTGATGTCCCGCCCCCGTACGGCATTGCCGGCTGGACGGCGGGTGACAAGCGGGTGCTGCTGTACGATCGCTTCGATGTGTGGGAGGTCGATCCCACCGGCGTGGTGGCGGCGCGCAATCTCACCGATGGCGAGGGCCGTCGGGCCGGCGTCACCTTCCGGGTCATCGATCTCGACCGCGAAGATCCGTTCCTCGACACGCGCACGCCGTTGCTGTTGCGCGCCGTGGATACCCTCACCAAGGCGAGCGGCTTCTGGCGCGATCAGATCGGCGCGGACACCCGTCCCGAGCGGATCATCATGGCCGACCGCAATTTCGGCGGCCTGCAGAAGGCACGGAACGCGGAGCAGTACCTCCTCACCCAGAGCACCTATCGCGAGTTCCCCGACCTGTGGACGGGGAGCAGCATCGCCGCCACCACGAAGATCTCCAATGCCAATCCGCAAGACGCTGAGTATCCGCGCGGCTCGGTGGAACTCGTGTCGTGGCTGAACAGTGACGGGGTGCCGTTGCGCGGCCTGGTGTACAAGCCGGAGAATTTCGACGCCAGCCGGCAGTACCCCATGGTGGTGTACTTCTACGAGAAGCTCACCGACGGGCTGCACAACTACCAGGCACCCAGCGGCCGCAACACCGTGAATCCGCTGGTCTACAACGCGCTGGGCTACGTGGTGTTCATGCCCGACATCGTCTACACCGACGGTCAGCCGGGGCCGAGCGCGGCCAAGTCCATCCTCCCCGGGGTTCAGGCGCTCATCCAGAAGGGGTACGTGGACCCCAAGCGCATCGGCATCACCGGGCAGTCGTGGGGAGGCTACCAGTCGGCCTATCTCATTACGGTCACCAACATGTTCGCCGCGGCCGTGCCCAATGCGACCGTGGTGAACATGACGAGTGCCTACGGCGGCATCCGGTGGCAGAGCGGGCTCGCGCGCACGTTCCAGTACGAGCACACGCAGAGCCGCATCGGCGGGTCGCTCTGGCAGTATCCCGAGCGCTTCGTGGAGAACTCGCCGCTGTTCCGACTGGATCGGGTCACCACGCCGGTCCTCTTCATGGCCAACGACAACGACGGCGCGGTGCCCTGGTACCAGGGCATCGAGTTCTACGTGGCCATGCGGCGCCTGCAGAAGGAGGCGTACATGGTCGTCTACAACGGTGACGAGCACAACCCGACCAAGCGCGCCAACCAGAAGGACATCGACCAGAAGATGCAGGAATTCTTCGCGGTGAAACTCCAGGGGGCGGAGGCGCCGTTGTGGATGCAGCGCGGTATCCCGTTCCTGGAGAAGGGGCGGGATCAGGTGAAGATGACCACTCAACCCGCTCGCGCGGCGTCCCCCGCGGGCGGCTCAGGAGGCAAGTGA
- a CDS encoding TIGR00266 family protein has protein sequence MMADEIDYQIIGDDLQAVIVTLDPGEAVFAEAGAMMFMREGITMATTLDPNAKSGSLFDKLIGAGKRVLSGDSFFVTLFGNSGARRADVAFAAPYPGRIVPLNLRDWGGTVMAQKDSFLCAARGIDISVAFTRKIGAGFFGGEGFILQKLQGDGLAFLHASGTLHAIDLAPGEKLRVDTGCLVAFQPTVDYDIQTVPGIKTALFGGEGLFFVQLTGPGRVILQTLPFSRLADRIIASAPSAGGRRVGEGSVLGGLGGLLDGDN, from the coding sequence GTGATGGCGGACGAGATCGATTACCAGATCATCGGCGACGACCTGCAGGCCGTGATCGTGACGCTCGACCCCGGCGAAGCGGTCTTCGCCGAGGCGGGCGCCATGATGTTCATGCGTGAGGGCATCACCATGGCCACCACGCTCGACCCCAACGCCAAGTCGGGGTCGCTCTTCGACAAGCTGATCGGCGCGGGGAAGCGCGTTCTCTCTGGCGACTCGTTCTTCGTCACCCTGTTCGGCAACAGCGGCGCCCGGCGGGCCGACGTGGCCTTTGCGGCTCCGTACCCGGGGCGCATCGTGCCGCTCAACCTGCGCGACTGGGGGGGCACGGTCATGGCGCAGAAGGACAGCTTCTTGTGTGCGGCGCGTGGCATCGACATCTCCGTCGCCTTCACCCGGAAAATCGGCGCCGGCTTCTTCGGCGGCGAAGGGTTCATCCTGCAGAAGCTGCAGGGCGATGGGCTCGCATTCCTGCACGCCTCCGGTACGCTGCATGCCATCGATCTCGCGCCCGGCGAAAAACTGCGGGTCGACACCGGCTGTCTGGTGGCCTTCCAGCCCACGGTGGATTACGACATTCAGACGGTGCCCGGCATCAAGACGGCACTGTTCGGTGGCGAAGGACTTTTCTTCGTCCAGCTTACCGGACCGGGGCGTGTCATCCTGCAGACGCTCCCGTTCTCCCGTCTGGCCGACCGCATCATCGCGTCGGCTCCCTCCGCCGGCGGTCGGCGCGTGGGCGAAGGGTCGGTCCTTGGCGGGCTCGGCGGACTGCTCGACGGCGACAACTGA
- the speA gene encoding biosynthetic arginine decarboxylase — translation MATRIQPDAVQAPVIPWSIDAARALYNVEGWGAGYFDINDRGHVIVRPDPLRPHLTLDLRDLAADLEGQGIQLPVLLRFSDILRSRIETLSERFATAIKEFEYTGGYTTVYPIKVNQQRHVVEEIVQFGKTHGVGLECGSKPELQAVLGLSETTEHLIVCNGYKDHEFMRLALMGQKLGHQVFIVLEQVSELDVLLEVAEELNVKPTCGVRIKLASEGAGRWAQSGGEKSKFGLSSAELIKLIDKLQSAGRLDILKLIHFHLGSQITDIRFIKSGLAEVARFYLELRALGVDITHVDVGGGLGIDYDGTNSTNNASVNYTLQEYANDVIYTIAEACREAELPMPHIISESGRALTAHHALLLLKVIDVESQAEQPVPALDDEDFSLLHEMHEDWRTLIEREPKPRKVLEVFHDASFDKERARQYFNSGVLNLRGLAKAEVLWLATMNAIYRIAKANPDTYEDILPELESALVDRYFCNFSLFQSLPDSWAIDQLFPIMPIHRLTEEPARRGTLQDVTCDSDGKIDRFVGDKNGRPSLELHEFRDGEDYMLGIFLTGAYQEILGDLHNLFGDTNAVHVRMTDHGSYEITDMVEGDTVTEVLNYVQFGASQLLATFRRKVNSSRGLSRDEMNAFIADFVAGLEGYTYLEGEAAR, via the coding sequence ATGGCAACGCGAATCCAGCCCGACGCCGTCCAGGCGCCCGTTATCCCGTGGTCCATCGATGCCGCCCGCGCCCTCTACAATGTGGAAGGGTGGGGCGCGGGATACTTCGACATCAACGACCGGGGACACGTCATCGTGCGCCCCGATCCGCTGCGGCCGCATCTCACGCTCGATCTGCGTGACCTGGCGGCCGACCTCGAGGGACAGGGCATTCAGCTGCCGGTGCTGCTGCGCTTCTCCGACATCCTGCGTTCGCGCATCGAGACGCTTTCCGAGCGCTTCGCGACCGCCATCAAGGAGTTCGAGTACACCGGCGGGTACACCACGGTGTACCCGATCAAGGTCAATCAGCAGCGCCATGTGGTCGAGGAAATCGTGCAGTTCGGCAAGACGCACGGCGTGGGGCTCGAATGCGGCTCCAAGCCCGAACTGCAGGCCGTGCTCGGTCTGTCGGAGACCACCGAGCACCTCATCGTCTGCAATGGCTACAAGGATCACGAGTTCATGCGGCTGGCCCTCATGGGGCAGAAGCTCGGCCACCAGGTGTTCATCGTGCTCGAGCAGGTCAGCGAGCTCGACGTGCTGCTGGAAGTGGCGGAAGAACTCAATGTGAAGCCCACCTGCGGTGTGCGCATCAAGCTGGCCAGCGAGGGGGCCGGTCGCTGGGCGCAGAGCGGCGGCGAGAAGAGCAAGTTCGGCCTCAGCTCGGCCGAGCTCATCAAGCTCATCGACAAGCTGCAGTCGGCCGGACGCCTCGACATCCTCAAGCTCATTCACTTTCATCTCGGCAGTCAGATCACCGACATTCGCTTCATCAAGTCGGGTTTGGCGGAGGTGGCGCGTTTCTACTTGGAGCTGCGTGCGTTGGGCGTCGACATCACGCATGTCGACGTGGGAGGCGGGCTGGGCATCGACTACGACGGCACCAACTCCACCAACAACGCGAGCGTCAATTACACGTTGCAGGAGTACGCCAACGACGTGATCTACACGATCGCCGAGGCGTGCCGTGAGGCGGAGTTGCCCATGCCGCACATCATCAGCGAATCGGGGCGGGCGCTCACCGCCCACCACGCGCTGCTCCTGCTCAAGGTCATCGACGTGGAATCGCAGGCCGAACAGCCGGTGCCGGCGCTCGACGACGAAGACTTCTCGCTGCTGCACGAGATGCACGAGGACTGGCGCACGCTCATCGAACGCGAGCCGAAGCCGCGCAAGGTGCTCGAGGTGTTCCACGATGCCTCCTTCGACAAGGAGCGCGCGCGGCAGTACTTCAATTCAGGGGTGCTCAACCTGCGCGGGCTGGCCAAGGCCGAGGTGCTGTGGCTGGCGACCATGAATGCCATCTATCGCATCGCGAAGGCCAACCCCGACACGTACGAGGACATCCTCCCCGAACTCGAGTCGGCGCTCGTCGATCGCTACTTCTGCAACTTCTCGCTGTTCCAGTCGCTCCCCGACAGCTGGGCCATCGATCAGCTCTTTCCGATCATGCCCATCCATCGCCTCACCGAGGAGCCGGCGCGCCGCGGTACGCTGCAGGACGTCACCTGCGACTCCGATGGCAAGATCGACCGGTTCGTGGGCGACAAGAACGGCCGTCCCAGCCTCGAGCTGCACGAGTTCCGCGATGGGGAAGACTACATGCTGGGCATCTTCCTCACGGGCGCCTATCAGGAAATCCTCGGCGACTTGCACAACCTGTTCGGTGACACCAACGCCGTGCATGTGCGCATGACCGATCATGGCAGCTACGAGATCACCGACATGGTCGAGGGGGATACCGTGACCGAGGTGCTCAACTACGTGCAGTTCGGCGCGTCGCAACTCCTCGCCACGTTCCGCCGTAAGGTGAATTCGTCCAGGGGCCTGTCGCGCGACGAGATGAACGCGTTCATCGCCGACTTCGTGGCGGGTCTCGAAGGGTACACCTACCTCGAAGGAGAAGCGGCACGATGA
- a CDS encoding sulfite exporter TauE/SafE family protein, protein MQFDAKLLLLIGLGLVAVYHVVSLVRGLPKLGSLKPTAGLLLGGVATNFFDTLGIGSFATSTTIYRATKWVKDALIPGTLNAGHTMATLTQAFIYTQVVEVEAVTLIGMIVAAVVGSWVGAGLVAKWPTQRIQLGMGLCLGAAALLTMAQAAGALPGGGEAIGLTGVKLGLALFGNFALGVLMTIGIGLYGPCLLLVSVLGMNPAAGFPIMMGSCAFLMPFASDRFIRLGKVDPRAVMANIIGGVPAVLVAAYIVKSLPLTALRWLVAIVVAYTAVTLIMSARRKPDQAELA, encoded by the coding sequence ATGCAATTCGACGCCAAGCTGCTACTGCTGATCGGCCTCGGTCTCGTGGCCGTCTATCACGTTGTCTCGCTCGTGCGAGGACTCCCCAAGCTCGGGTCCCTCAAGCCAACCGCTGGGCTCCTGCTTGGCGGCGTCGCCACGAACTTCTTCGATACGCTGGGCATCGGGTCGTTTGCCACCAGCACGACGATCTATCGGGCCACGAAGTGGGTGAAGGACGCCCTCATTCCCGGGACGCTCAACGCCGGGCATACGATGGCGACGCTGACACAGGCGTTCATCTACACCCAGGTCGTCGAAGTCGAAGCCGTTACCCTCATTGGCATGATCGTGGCCGCGGTGGTCGGGTCGTGGGTTGGCGCTGGCCTCGTGGCCAAGTGGCCCACGCAGCGCATTCAGCTCGGCATGGGGTTGTGCCTCGGCGCCGCCGCCCTGCTGACCATGGCGCAGGCCGCCGGTGCGCTCCCCGGTGGTGGGGAAGCCATTGGCCTCACCGGCGTCAAGCTCGGGCTGGCCCTCTTCGGCAACTTCGCACTGGGCGTCCTCATGACCATCGGCATCGGGCTGTATGGCCCCTGCCTGCTGCTCGTCAGCGTATTGGGCATGAATCCGGCCGCCGGCTTCCCCATCATGATGGGGAGCTGCGCCTTCCTCATGCCCTTCGCCAGCGACCGCTTCATTCGCCTCGGCAAGGTGGATCCGCGGGCCGTCATGGCCAACATCATCGGTGGCGTGCCCGCCGTGCTGGTGGCGGCCTACATCGTCAAGTCGCTCCCGCTGACCGCGCTGCGCTGGCTCGTGGCCATCGTGGTGGCGTATACCGCCGTCACGCTCATCATGTCGGCGCGGCGGAAGCCGGATCAGGCGGAGTTGGCGTAA
- a CDS encoding superoxide dismutase gives MPHTLPPLPYAPEALEPHVDAQTMNIHHGKHHQAYVTNLNAAIEKAPELASWSLDDLCRKINDVPEAVRTAVRNNGGGHWNHSLFWQLMAPNAGGEPTGALAEAITAAFGSFATFKEQFQAAGMGRFGSGWAWLVSTNGALSIMSTPNQDNPLMEGKHAILGVDVWEHAYYLKYQNRRADYLGAFWNVVNWAEVAKRYGK, from the coding sequence ATGCCCCATACCCTGCCGCCGCTGCCGTACGCCCCCGAGGCGCTCGAGCCGCACGTTGATGCCCAGACGATGAACATCCATCATGGCAAGCATCATCAGGCCTACGTCACCAACCTCAACGCCGCCATCGAGAAGGCGCCGGAACTCGCGTCGTGGTCGCTCGATGACCTGTGCCGGAAGATCAATGACGTACCGGAAGCGGTGCGCACCGCCGTGCGGAACAATGGCGGCGGACACTGGAACCACTCGCTCTTCTGGCAGCTGATGGCGCCGAACGCCGGCGGCGAGCCCACTGGCGCGCTGGCCGAGGCGATCACGGCAGCCTTCGGTTCGTTTGCGACGTTCAAGGAGCAGTTCCAGGCCGCCGGCATGGGTCGCTTCGGTTCGGGCTGGGCGTGGCTCGTGTCCACCAATGGCGCACTGTCGATCATGAGCACCCCCAATCAGGACAATCCGCTCATGGAAGGCAAGCACGCCATCCTGGGCGTGGATGTGTGGGAGCACGCCTACTACCTCAAGTACCAGAACCGCCGCGCCGATTACCTCGGTGCCTTCTGGAACGTGGTGAACTGGGCGGAAGTGGCGAAGCGGTACGGGAAGTAA
- a CDS encoding VTT domain-containing protein: protein MEFLTQLFDQLRDLEGLVKWAGYIGLTLIIFAETGLLVGFFLPGDSLLVTAGLLAANPDFGLNVWLLGIILTIAAIVGDTVGYGVGKATGPRIFTREDSLFFHKDHLLKAQAFYEKHGGKTIIIARFMPIVRTFAPVVAGVGRMNYRSFVTYNVVGGLLWIWSMLLTGYVLAKTVPGVAKHVEKIILLVVFLSILPGIIAWLKERKSKAASA, encoded by the coding sequence TTGGAATTCCTTACCCAACTCTTCGACCAGCTTCGCGACCTCGAAGGTCTCGTGAAGTGGGCCGGCTACATCGGCCTCACCCTCATCATCTTCGCCGAGACCGGCCTGCTGGTGGGCTTCTTCCTGCCTGGTGATTCCCTGCTGGTGACGGCCGGGCTGCTCGCGGCCAATCCCGACTTCGGGCTCAACGTGTGGTTGCTGGGGATCATCCTGACGATCGCCGCCATTGTGGGGGACACGGTGGGCTACGGCGTGGGAAAGGCCACCGGCCCGCGCATCTTCACGCGCGAGGACTCGCTGTTCTTCCACAAGGATCATCTGCTGAAGGCGCAGGCGTTCTACGAGAAGCACGGTGGCAAGACCATCATCATCGCACGCTTCATGCCCATCGTGCGAACGTTCGCCCCGGTGGTGGCTGGCGTGGGACGCATGAACTACCGGTCGTTCGTGACCTACAACGTCGTGGGCGGACTGCTCTGGATCTGGAGCATGCTGCTGACCGGCTACGTGCTGGCGAAGACGGTGCCGGGCGTGGCCAAGCACGTGGAGAAGATCATCCTGCTGGTGGTATTCCTTTCCATTCTGCCGGGCATCATTGCCTGGCTGAAAGAGCGCAAGAGCAAGGCCGCGTCGGCCTGA
- a CDS encoding ABC transporter permease — MARSEAAHMTGMGWRRLRALAGWPGFVLGLMCVAAVIVPVIAGEHAREIGDVLGTRLTPPLARDGRGVWHLLGTDAFGRDMAVRIWTGARVSLFVGVAGSALSALLGIALGAVAGWRGGWVDRVIVALGDALLAIPRLVLLLVIAALWSPGLRVVVVVLGLTGWMAVMRLVRADVQGVRVLGYVEGATALGVPSWRVLRRHVLPNALGSALVATTLGVGNAILLESGLSFLGLGVQPPTASWGNMIAGGREWLLVAPWIALSPGIALIATVVCATMLGERLGVRDGDRRASATASPETSAPPAALPRS, encoded by the coding sequence GTGGCTCGATCCGAGGCGGCGCACATGACGGGCATGGGGTGGCGGCGTCTGCGCGCCCTGGCCGGCTGGCCCGGCTTCGTGCTGGGACTGATGTGTGTGGCGGCGGTCATCGTGCCCGTAATCGCCGGAGAGCACGCCCGTGAGATTGGCGACGTGCTGGGGACGCGGCTCACGCCACCACTCGCGCGCGACGGGCGCGGCGTGTGGCACCTGCTGGGCACCGACGCGTTTGGCCGGGACATGGCCGTGCGCATCTGGACGGGGGCGCGGGTGTCGCTCTTCGTGGGGGTGGCCGGCTCGGCCTTGTCGGCGCTGCTGGGTATTGCGCTGGGCGCGGTGGCCGGATGGCGCGGCGGGTGGGTGGACCGGGTCATCGTCGCACTCGGCGACGCCCTGCTGGCGATTCCGCGCCTGGTGCTGCTGCTGGTGATCGCGGCGCTGTGGTCACCGGGGCTGCGCGTGGTGGTGGTGGTGCTCGGCCTCACCGGCTGGATGGCCGTAATGCGGCTGGTGCGGGCCGACGTCCAGGGCGTGCGGGTGTTGGGCTACGTGGAGGGAGCCACGGCGCTCGGGGTACCGTCGTGGCGAGTGCTGCGGCGCCATGTCCTGCCCAATGCCTTGGGGAGCGCTTTGGTGGCCACCACGCTGGGGGTGGGCAATGCCATCCTGCTCGAGAGTGGCCTCTCGTTTCTCGGGCTGGGCGTGCAGCCCCCCACGGCGAGCTGGGGGAACATGATTGCCGGCGGACGCGAGTGGCTGCTTGTGGCGCCGTGGATTGCACTCAGCCCGGGGATTGCGCTCATTGCCACGGTGGTGTGCGCCACCATGCTCGGGGAACGGCTGGGGGTGCGCGACGGGGACAGGCGGGCTAGTGCGACCGCTTCACCCGAAACGTCAGCACCGCCCGCGGCGCTCCCTCGAAGCTGA
- a CDS encoding ABC transporter permease, with translation MRRLLLRVTDAAVLLWIVTTITFALLHLAPGDPATLLIAPTATAAEAQQLRTAMGLDAPLPVQYARWTGSLLRGDLGTSLVRSMPVRAVIAEALPVSLFLGGVSLLVSFVLGTLVGLYQALRAGRRRDRWISVVTVTLFAAPSFWLALALVALFTSGVAVLGLPEWLRLPAFGMQSPAAGAVAPWSDRLRHAVLPLLVLSLPGVAGVTRYARQTLRDAERAPHVVSAYARGLSRRRVEWRHVLRTALTPLVVLFGLTLPGVIAGSVFVEQVFAWPGLGRTMIGAIGARDYPVVLGLTVIYAGAVVAANLLADVLLWWLDPRRRT, from the coding sequence GTGCGCCGTCTCTTGCTGCGCGTCACCGACGCGGCCGTCCTGCTCTGGATCGTTACCACCATCACCTTCGCGCTGTTGCACCTGGCGCCGGGTGATCCGGCGACGTTGCTGATCGCGCCAACCGCCACCGCGGCGGAAGCGCAGCAGCTGCGCACGGCCATGGGGCTCGACGCACCGCTGCCCGTGCAATATGCGCGATGGACAGGCAGCCTGCTGCGGGGGGATCTCGGCACCAGTCTGGTGCGCTCGATGCCCGTGCGCGCCGTCATTGCCGAGGCGCTGCCCGTCTCGCTGTTCCTCGGCGGCGTGTCGCTGCTGGTGAGCTTCGTGCTGGGCACGCTGGTGGGGCTGTATCAGGCACTGCGGGCAGGCCGTCGCCGCGACCGCTGGATATCGGTAGTCACGGTCACGCTGTTCGCTGCCCCGAGTTTCTGGCTGGCCCTGGCGCTGGTGGCACTGTTTACCAGTGGCGTAGCGGTCCTTGGGCTTCCCGAGTGGCTGCGTCTCCCGGCCTTTGGTATGCAGTCGCCGGCCGCCGGCGCGGTGGCGCCGTGGAGTGACCGGCTGCGACACGCGGTGCTGCCCTTGCTGGTGCTGTCGCTGCCCGGCGTTGCGGGGGTGACACGCTATGCCCGGCAGACCCTCCGCGACGCGGAGAGGGCACCACATGTGGTCAGTGCCTACGCCCGCGGTCTCTCCCGCCGCCGGGTGGAGTGGCGTCATGTCCTGCGGACCGCCCTCACGCCGCTCGTCGTGCTGTTCGGGCTCACGCTTCCTGGCGTGATCGCGGGGTCGGTGTTCGTGGAGCAGGTGTTTGCCTGGCCAGGCCTGGGGCGCACCATGATCGGTGCCATTGGCGCCCGCGATTACCCGGTGGTGCTGGGACTCACGGTGATCTACGCCGGCGCCGTGGTGGCGGCGAATCTGCTGGCGGATGTGCTGCTCTGGTGGCTCGATCCGAGGCGGCGCACATGA